Genomic window (Rathayibacter sp. VKM Ac-2760):
AGGAGGGCGCGAACGACGTGAGACCCGCGCCGGCGAGGGGGAACCGCGCCCGCAGCGCCGCCAGGCACTCGACCAGCCGCGAGGCCGGCACGCCGAACGGCACCGGGTCGAAGAGACCGGCGAGCTCGGCAGGATCGAGCACGTCGAGATCGATGTGCACGTAGACGGAGCCGGCACCCGTGGCCTCGACGGCGGCGACCAGCGCCTCGGGGTCGAGCGCGTCGACGTCGAGGCGCGCCGCTCCGCGCTCGAGCAGTCCTTCGAGCTCGCCGGGATCGGCGGCGCGGACGCCCGCGAGCACGACGCGCTCGTCGGCCACGCGGTCGGCCGCGGTCGCGCTGAGCAGGCCCACCCCGCGGCCGAGGACGGCGGAGAGCACCATGCCGCAGAACGCCCCGCTCGGCGAGGTCTCCGGGGTGCTCGCATCCGGATGCGCGTCGAGCCAGACCAGGGCGACCGGCTCGGCGGAGGTGCGCACCGCGTGCCCGATCGCCGCGAACTCCACTCCGCAGTCGCCGCCGATCGTGACGACCGGCCCCGAGCGGCCGGCCAGCGCCTCGCGGACGCGCTCGGCCGTCATGGCGACGGAGGCGTAGCGGCGCACCCCGGTGTCCTGCGCGTCGCCCGCCTCGGCCGGCACCTCGACCACGATCGTCGCGGAGGAGGGCAGATCGCCGCGGATCGCGTCGGCACCGTCGACGAGGCGCATCGCGCGCGTCGAGGCCGACCCCTGCCACTGCGGGACGACGAGGAAGGAGGCCATGGGACTCACTATGGCACGCGGTCCGCGGGCGCCCGGCTCGCGAGCTGCGGCCCACCGGGTCAGGCCGCGGGCAGCTCTCCGGGCGCGGCGACGAGCGGCTCCGCGGAGGGTGCCGCGGGACCGTCGAGATCGAGGAGCGCCTCGTCGAGGGCCGAGCGGGCGCGGTCGTCGGCCGCGCGGGCCTGCGCGAGTGCGGCGGAGGGGTCGGTGGCCGCGATCCGCAGCGCACCGGCCAGCTGCGCGCGCGTCTCCTCCGCGAGGATCCGCGGCGCCGCCGTGATCCGCTCGCCGTGAACCGCGACGAGCAGCGCGACCGCCTCGACGCCGAGCAGGGCGACGGTGCGCGCCCCCTCGACGAGCAGGAGCTGCCGCTGGGCCTGCGCCCGCGGATCGCGGTAGCCCGCCACCACGGCGTCGAGCGCCGCGTCCGCCTCGAGCAGCAGGGCGAGCACGGCGGAGGGGTCGTGCCGGGTCTCGGAGGAGCGCGCGTCGTCGGCGCTCAGCAGCAGGGCGCTCGCGGCGGCGCAGGCGGTCGCGACGTCGGCCGCGGAGGCGAGCTGGGCGGTGGTCCGCACGTCGGCGAGGGTGCCGGCCCGCTCGAGGTCGTCGCGCACGGTGCGCTCCAGCGCGCTCAGCTGCGTCTCGGCGCGGTCG
Coding sequences:
- a CDS encoding arginase family protein — its product is MTRWAAAREPGARGPRAIVSPMASFLVVPQWQGSASTRAMRLVDGADAIRGDLPSSATIVVEVPAEAGDAQDTGVRRYASVAMTAERVREALAGRSGPVVTIGGDCGVEFAAIGHAVRTSAEPVALVWLDAHPDASTPETSPSGAFCGMVLSAVLGRGVGLLSATAADRVADERVVLAGVRAADPGELEGLLERGAARLDVDALDPEALVAAVEATGAGSVYVHIDLDVLDPAELAGLFDPVPFGVPASRLVECLAALRARFPLAGAGLTSFAPSSPAAAVDDLPTILRLVGALARGV